The following are encoded in a window of Neomicrococcus lactis genomic DNA:
- the rapZ gene encoding RNase adapter RapZ has product MSSERTANELVAEKPQESELLIVTGLSGAGRTTTSHALEDHGWYVVENLPPQLIGTLADLVARNPMSIPRLAVVMDVRSKHLFESIRESLNALTAAGVKYRVLFLEASEPVLVRRFEQGRRPHPLQGSGRISEGIAAERELLAEIRSSADVVLDTSNFNVHDLNREITQLFSDDGPIVLRLNIMSFGFKYGLPTDANFVADVRFVPNPHWVPELRAHTGQDPEVAEFVLEGHGTQQFIEHYVAALEPVLEGYRRENKHYATLAVGCTGGKHRSVAIAEELGRRLSALPSVRVTVAHRDLGRE; this is encoded by the coding sequence ATGTCGAGTGAACGTACCGCGAATGAGCTAGTGGCTGAGAAACCACAGGAGTCTGAATTGCTCATAGTGACTGGGTTGTCAGGAGCAGGACGTACTACAACGTCGCACGCGCTTGAGGATCATGGTTGGTATGTGGTGGAGAATTTGCCGCCGCAGCTGATCGGTACTTTGGCTGATCTCGTAGCGCGTAACCCCATGTCCATCCCGCGTCTCGCGGTGGTCATGGACGTGCGCAGCAAGCATCTTTTTGAGTCGATTCGTGAGAGCCTCAACGCACTGACGGCCGCTGGAGTGAAGTACCGGGTGCTGTTCTTGGAAGCCTCGGAACCTGTGTTGGTTCGTCGCTTCGAACAGGGTCGCCGGCCGCACCCGTTGCAGGGATCTGGCCGCATCTCTGAAGGCATCGCCGCGGAGCGCGAGCTTTTGGCAGAAATCCGCTCGAGTGCCGACGTTGTCCTCGATACCTCGAATTTCAACGTCCATGATTTGAATCGTGAGATCACCCAGTTGTTCTCCGACGATGGGCCCATTGTGCTTCGTCTGAACATCATGAGCTTCGGATTCAAATACGGACTGCCGACGGACGCCAACTTCGTCGCCGATGTACGTTTTGTGCCGAACCCGCACTGGGTCCCAGAACTGCGTGCCCACACTGGCCAAGATCCAGAGGTGGCCGAGTTCGTCTTGGAAGGCCACGGAACGCAGCAGTTCATTGAGCACTACGTAGCAGCGCTTGAGCCAGTGCTCGAGGGCTACCGCCGTGAAAACAAGCACTACGCGACGCTTGCCGTGGGCTGCACGGGCGGAAAGCACCGCTCAGTGGCTATCGCGGAAGAACTTGGTCGACGCCTCTCCGCTTTGCCCTCGGTCCGCGTGACGGTTGCTCACCGCGATCTAGGGCGGGAGTAG
- the whiA gene encoding DNA-binding protein WhiA yields the protein MALTASVKDELSRLEVTKSSVRKAEISTLLRFAGGLHIISGRVVIEAEVDLAATARRLRQAIGEMYGHTADIVVVTGSGLRRGSRYVIRVVRDGEALARQTGLLDARGRPVRGLPPAIVNGSVADAEAAWRGAFLAHGSLTEPGRSSALEITCPGAEAALALVGSARRLGITAKAREVRGVDRVVIRDGDAIAELLTRMGAHETLLTWEERRMRKEVRATANRLANFDDANLRRSAQAAVAAGARVERALEILSDDVPDHLKYAGELRVQHKQASLDELGRLADPPMTKDAIAGRIRRLLAMADKRAAELGIPGTEDSVPLDVMDG from the coding sequence ATGGCATTGACTGCTTCAGTCAAGGACGAACTGTCCCGGCTGGAAGTCACCAAATCTTCGGTGCGTAAGGCCGAGATATCGACTCTTCTCCGATTTGCTGGTGGTTTGCACATCATTTCCGGTCGAGTTGTTATTGAGGCCGAGGTAGATCTCGCCGCAACGGCTCGACGTCTTCGTCAGGCTATTGGCGAGATGTACGGGCACACCGCAGATATTGTTGTCGTCACCGGAAGCGGCTTGCGCCGCGGCAGCCGTTACGTCATTCGCGTAGTGCGCGACGGCGAGGCTTTGGCCCGACAGACCGGACTTCTCGATGCTCGCGGACGTCCTGTTCGTGGCTTGCCGCCGGCAATTGTCAACGGCTCTGTTGCAGACGCCGAGGCTGCTTGGCGTGGTGCCTTCCTTGCACACGGTTCTTTGACGGAACCAGGCCGGTCTTCTGCCCTTGAAATCACGTGCCCTGGCGCGGAAGCTGCGTTGGCATTGGTGGGATCCGCTCGCCGATTGGGCATTACTGCGAAGGCTCGCGAAGTGCGCGGCGTTGACCGCGTGGTTATCCGTGACGGCGATGCTATCGCTGAACTTTTGACCCGCATGGGTGCCCACGAAACGTTGTTGACGTGGGAAGAACGCCGCATGCGCAAGGAGGTTCGCGCTACCGCTAACCGTCTTGCCAATTTCGACGACGCCAACTTGCGTCGTTCGGCCCAGGCTGCGGTTGCGGCCGGTGCTCGCGTCGAGCGCGCTTTGGAGATCCTGAGCGACGACGTTCCAGACCACCTCAAATATGCGGGCGAATTGCGCGTTCAGCACAAGCAAGCCAGCCTGGACGAATTGGGTCGCTTGGCGGATCCTCCGATGACCAAAGACGCTATTGCTGGCCGTATTCGCAGGCTCTTGGCTATGGCAGATAAGCGCGCAGCTGAATTGGGAATACCGGGCACCGAAGATAGCGTTCCCTTAGATGTAATGGACGGCTAA
- a CDS encoding lysophospholipid acyltransferase family protein, which yields METFDAVRATFSATIKLTCRPTVTGLENVPKDGPFIIASNHLSFLDSVIIQALMPRKVAFFAKAEYFTGPGLKGKLMKTFFESVGSIPVQRGEQAASVAALASLVDILENNEGVGIYPEGTRSRDGRLYRGRTGVAWLALTTGAPVVPVGLAGTEKLQPAGSNGIKFSKFTLTVGKPLQFEHVGAKHPLPMRRKATDEIMDAIAAITGQERVEHYNQSPQTPI from the coding sequence GTGGAAACTTTTGATGCAGTTCGTGCGACTTTTTCTGCCACGATTAAGCTGACGTGCCGCCCTACCGTGACGGGTTTGGAGAACGTTCCCAAGGACGGCCCCTTCATCATCGCCAGCAATCACTTGTCCTTCTTGGACAGTGTGATCATTCAGGCACTCATGCCTCGAAAAGTGGCGTTCTTCGCGAAAGCTGAGTACTTCACGGGTCCGGGCCTCAAAGGCAAGCTCATGAAGACCTTCTTTGAGTCGGTCGGTTCCATTCCCGTGCAGCGCGGTGAACAAGCAGCCTCCGTTGCTGCGTTGGCGTCGCTCGTAGACATCTTGGAAAACAACGAAGGCGTTGGCATCTATCCCGAGGGCACACGTTCCCGCGACGGTCGTTTATACCGTGGTCGCACGGGTGTTGCCTGGCTGGCCCTCACGACGGGCGCACCTGTTGTCCCTGTTGGACTTGCTGGTACTGAGAAGCTCCAGCCCGCAGGCAGCAACGGCATCAAGTTCTCGAAGTTCACGTTGACTGTTGGCAAGCCCCTGCAGTTCGAACATGTTGGCGCCAAGCATCCGTTGCCGATGCGCCGTAAGGCTACGGACGAGATCATGGACGCCATTGCCGCCATCACCGGTCAAGAGCGAGTGGAGCACTACAACCAGTCGCCGCAGACACCCATTTAA
- the gap gene encoding type I glyceraldehyde-3-phosphate dehydrogenase, whose translation MTTRIAINGFGRIGRNVLRVLEKYAPELELVAINDLTDIDDIAMLVKYDTILGAYGKSIAVEGDTLVLDGKSIKVSAEKDPANLPWAELAVEIVLECTGHFNKGADAQKHIDAGAKKVVLSAPGKDVDGTFVMGVNDDKYDGATQHIISNASCTTNCLAPMVKVLHENFGIVGGIMTTIHAYTGDQNLHDNAHNKDQRRARAAAQNMIPTSTGAAKAIGEVIPELKGKLDGFAMRVPVITGSATDLTVELTRHAEVEEVNAAFKKASEEGPLKGYLKYSEDPIVSSDIVTDPSSLIFDAPLTKSIGQTVKVIAWYDNEWGYSCRLVDLTKLVAEKLNSAA comes from the coding sequence GTGACCACCCGTATCGCCATCAATGGTTTCGGCCGCATCGGTCGAAACGTACTTCGAGTACTTGAGAAGTACGCGCCGGAATTGGAACTTGTCGCCATCAACGACCTCACCGACATCGATGACATTGCCATGCTCGTAAAGTACGACACCATCTTGGGTGCCTACGGCAAGAGCATCGCTGTTGAAGGGGACACCTTGGTTCTCGACGGCAAGTCGATCAAGGTTTCCGCAGAAAAAGATCCCGCAAACTTGCCATGGGCCGAGTTGGCTGTCGAGATCGTGCTGGAATGCACGGGACACTTCAACAAGGGCGCCGATGCGCAGAAGCACATTGACGCTGGCGCCAAGAAGGTCGTTCTGTCCGCTCCCGGTAAGGACGTTGACGGAACGTTCGTCATGGGCGTGAACGATGACAAGTACGACGGCGCCACGCAGCACATCATTTCCAACGCATCGTGCACCACCAACTGCTTGGCCCCAATGGTCAAGGTGCTTCACGAGAACTTTGGAATCGTGGGCGGCATTATGACCACCATCCACGCTTACACGGGCGACCAGAACCTGCACGACAACGCGCACAACAAGGACCAGCGCCGCGCTCGTGCAGCCGCTCAGAACATGATCCCTACCTCGACCGGTGCTGCGAAGGCCATCGGCGAAGTCATCCCAGAGCTCAAGGGCAAGCTGGACGGCTTCGCGATGCGCGTTCCTGTCATCACGGGTTCGGCAACGGACCTCACGGTTGAGCTGACGCGTCACGCTGAAGTTGAAGAGGTCAACGCCGCGTTCAAGAAGGCATCTGAAGAAGGACCGCTCAAGGGTTACTTGAAGTACAGCGAAGATCCGATTGTTTCCTCTGACATCGTCACGGATCCATCTTCTTTGATCTTCGATGCTCCGTTGACCAAGTCCATTGGTCAGACGGTCAAGGTTATTGCCTGGTATGACAACGAGTGGGGCTACTCTTGCCGTCTCGTAGACCTCACGAAGCTCGTGGCAGAAAAGCTGAACTCAGCCGCTTAA
- a CDS encoding superoxide dismutase → MATYSLPELPYDYAALEPNISARIMELHHSKHHATYVAGANKALEQLAEAREKDDFANIAKLSKDLAFNLGGHTNHSIFWNNLSPEGGDKPEGELAAAIDDAFGSFDAFKNHFTQAALGIQGSGWALLAFEGLGGNLVIEQLYDQQGNVPVATTPLLMLDMWEHAFYLDYVNVKADYVKAFWNIVNWADVSARFEAARNGASQLIVPVK, encoded by the coding sequence ATGGCTACGTATTCACTTCCAGAACTTCCTTACGACTACGCTGCGCTCGAGCCAAACATCTCGGCACGCATCATGGAACTTCACCACTCCAAGCACCACGCAACCTACGTTGCTGGCGCCAACAAGGCACTTGAGCAGCTCGCAGAAGCTCGCGAGAAGGATGACTTCGCGAACATCGCCAAGCTCTCCAAGGATCTTGCATTCAACTTGGGTGGACACACCAACCACTCGATCTTCTGGAACAACTTGTCTCCAGAAGGCGGCGACAAGCCAGAAGGCGAGCTCGCAGCAGCGATTGACGATGCTTTTGGTTCGTTCGACGCATTCAAGAACCACTTCACCCAGGCTGCCCTCGGTATCCAGGGTTCCGGCTGGGCACTCTTGGCTTTCGAAGGCCTCGGCGGCAACCTTGTCATCGAGCAGCTCTACGATCAGCAGGGCAACGTCCCAGTAGCAACCACCCCGTTGCTCATGCTGGACATGTGGGAGCACGCTTTCTACCTCGACTACGTCAACGTGAAGGCTGACTACGTCAAGGCATTCTGGAACATCGTGAACTGGGCAGACGTTTCTGCTCGCTTCGAAGCAGCCCGCAACGGTGCATCGCAGCTGATCGTCCCAGTTAAGTAA
- the uvrC gene encoding excinuclease ABC subunit UvrC, translated as MADPSSYRPKTGEIPTQPGVYRFRDPSGRVVYVGKAKNLRSRLNSYFANPAQLSTKTYTMVHTASSVEWTVVGSELEALQLEYTWIKEYSPRFNIVFRDDKTYPYLAITMGDKYPRALVMRGDKLPGTKYFGPFYPAKAIRETLDTVLRVFPIRSCSRGIFNRAERAGRPCLMGYIGKCSAPCVGRVSEEEHRKLAEDLVQFMASDGSKFIRELEAKMAAAAKVMDYESAARLRDEIAALRRVFERNAVVLDDSTEADIFAVAEDELEAAVQVFHVRHGRIRGQRGWVVEKVEDAAPEDFIEHLLQQVYGEMDDADRIPREVLVPTLPANEADVTQWLRDLRGSAVSLRVPQRGEKAILMETVRENAVQALALHKSRRSGDITVRSQGIQELQENLGLAEPPLRIECFDISHVSGTNVVASMVVVEDGLPKKSEYRKFKITGDAARDDTASMYDVISRRFQHYLADLSANEEQASGQISVEEARQAPAKKFAYPPSLVVVDGGPPQVSAAVAALADLGIMDMPVIGLAKRLEEVWVPEDPFPVIFPRASAGLYLLQRIRDEAHRFAITFHRERRAKSMISSVLDDIPGLGAAKRQALLKHFGSVKKIRAASLEELLAVPGFGPKLAANVHERVAQSNAGEAEEETESAQEISE; from the coding sequence GTGGCTGATCCGTCGAGTTATCGACCAAAAACGGGGGAGATCCCTACCCAACCTGGTGTTTATCGATTCCGTGACCCCAGCGGACGTGTGGTTTACGTGGGTAAGGCGAAGAACCTTCGCTCACGACTGAACAGCTATTTCGCGAACCCGGCCCAGCTGTCCACGAAGACGTACACGATGGTCCATACCGCGTCTTCGGTGGAGTGGACGGTGGTTGGCAGTGAGCTCGAAGCGCTCCAGCTCGAATACACCTGGATCAAAGAGTATTCACCGCGCTTCAACATCGTGTTCCGCGATGACAAGACGTACCCCTACCTGGCCATCACGATGGGGGACAAGTACCCGCGTGCCCTCGTCATGCGCGGTGACAAGCTACCGGGCACCAAGTATTTCGGCCCGTTTTACCCGGCGAAGGCCATTCGCGAAACCCTCGATACCGTCCTGAGAGTTTTCCCGATCCGCTCGTGTTCGCGAGGGATTTTCAACCGTGCCGAGCGTGCGGGCCGTCCATGCCTCATGGGTTACATCGGCAAGTGCTCCGCTCCGTGCGTCGGCCGTGTCAGCGAAGAAGAGCACCGGAAACTCGCCGAAGACCTTGTTCAATTCATGGCGAGTGATGGCAGCAAATTCATTCGCGAATTGGAAGCGAAAATGGCCGCGGCCGCGAAAGTCATGGACTACGAATCTGCCGCCCGCTTGCGCGATGAAATTGCCGCACTTCGCCGCGTGTTTGAACGCAACGCCGTCGTACTGGATGACAGTACCGAAGCGGATATTTTCGCCGTCGCGGAAGATGAATTGGAAGCCGCCGTGCAAGTGTTCCATGTGCGGCACGGGCGGATTCGCGGGCAGCGCGGCTGGGTCGTGGAGAAGGTCGAGGACGCGGCGCCGGAAGATTTCATTGAGCACTTGCTACAGCAGGTCTATGGCGAGATGGACGACGCCGATCGCATACCTCGCGAGGTTCTCGTACCGACCCTGCCCGCTAACGAGGCGGACGTTACTCAGTGGTTGCGCGACCTGCGTGGTTCTGCGGTGTCGCTTCGGGTTCCGCAACGCGGTGAGAAGGCCATCCTGATGGAAACGGTTCGAGAGAACGCAGTCCAGGCGCTGGCGTTGCACAAGTCTCGCCGCTCTGGCGACATCACTGTGCGATCCCAAGGTATTCAAGAACTTCAAGAGAATCTGGGACTTGCCGAACCTCCACTGCGCATTGAGTGCTTCGACATTTCGCATGTGTCCGGCACGAACGTGGTGGCGTCGATGGTGGTGGTCGAAGACGGCCTTCCGAAGAAGAGCGAGTACCGAAAGTTCAAGATCACCGGCGACGCCGCTCGGGACGACACCGCCTCGATGTATGACGTCATTTCGCGACGCTTCCAGCACTACCTCGCGGATCTTTCTGCCAACGAAGAGCAGGCATCCGGTCAGATTTCCGTGGAGGAAGCCCGGCAGGCGCCCGCAAAGAAGTTCGCGTACCCGCCAAGCCTTGTGGTGGTCGATGGTGGTCCACCACAGGTGAGCGCCGCCGTTGCCGCGTTGGCTGACTTGGGCATCATGGATATGCCGGTTATCGGGCTTGCAAAGCGTCTGGAAGAGGTCTGGGTTCCGGAGGATCCGTTCCCCGTGATCTTCCCGCGTGCCTCCGCTGGCCTGTATCTGTTGCAGAGAATCCGCGACGAGGCTCACCGTTTTGCCATCACGTTCCACCGCGAACGTCGTGCCAAGTCCATGATTTCTTCCGTGCTCGACGACATCCCTGGTTTGGGCGCAGCGAAGCGGCAAGCTCTGCTCAAGCACTTTGGCAGCGTCAAGAAGATCCGGGCTGCTTCCCTCGAGGAGCTGCTGGCCGTGCCAGGTTTCGGCCCTAAGCTCGCCGCGAACGTGCACGAACGCGTGGCACAGTCCAACGCTGGAGAGGCTGAAGAGGAGACCGAGAGCGCTCAAGAAATTTCGGAATGA
- a CDS encoding gluconeogenesis factor YvcK family protein, whose translation MSFMTGMMPLVPLPTPRGDSDPLKVVALGGGHGLSASLKALRRLTSELTAVVTVADDGGSSGRIREELDVLPPGDLRMALSALCDDTDWGRTWRDVMQHRFKSKPGSEGSLDGHAMGNLLITALWELLGDPVQGLRWAGALLGARGQVLPMSVEPLAISGVIMGDAGNGQLKQTRVTGQAQLAKAGNQGTVTDVNLIPADAPACQEAVNEIMNADWCVVGPGSWYTSVMPHILLPGIREALQNTNARILVTMNLTTDTKETVGMDAAGHLQTIHRYAPDLRVDAVLADNSAVEDVDAFEKAAEGICARVFFDRVGVGLGSAIHDPLRLTAAYHNVFTAFV comes from the coding sequence TTGTCGTTCATGACAGGAATGATGCCACTCGTGCCTTTGCCGACCCCTCGAGGAGATTCAGATCCTCTCAAGGTGGTTGCGCTTGGCGGCGGGCATGGCTTGTCTGCATCGTTGAAAGCCCTGCGACGCTTGACCAGCGAACTGACCGCTGTGGTCACCGTTGCCGACGATGGCGGTTCTTCGGGCCGCATTCGCGAAGAGCTTGATGTCTTGCCGCCCGGCGATCTGCGCATGGCGCTGTCTGCGCTGTGTGACGATACGGACTGGGGCCGCACGTGGCGCGACGTGATGCAGCACCGCTTCAAGTCCAAGCCAGGTTCTGAGGGGAGCCTGGACGGTCACGCCATGGGCAACTTGCTGATCACTGCATTGTGGGAGCTTCTGGGCGACCCGGTTCAGGGTCTGCGATGGGCTGGCGCGCTCCTCGGAGCTCGCGGCCAAGTGCTTCCCATGAGCGTGGAGCCGCTAGCGATTTCAGGCGTCATCATGGGTGATGCCGGCAACGGCCAGCTCAAGCAGACAAGAGTGACGGGTCAAGCACAATTGGCCAAGGCCGGCAACCAAGGAACCGTCACGGACGTGAACTTGATTCCCGCCGACGCACCCGCATGCCAAGAAGCGGTCAATGAGATCATGAATGCAGATTGGTGCGTTGTGGGCCCAGGCTCTTGGTACACCTCGGTCATGCCCCACATCTTGTTGCCGGGTATTCGCGAAGCGCTCCAGAACACGAATGCGCGAATCTTGGTCACGATGAATTTGACCACAGATACCAAAGAAACCGTTGGCATGGACGCGGCCGGGCACTTGCAGACGATTCATCGTTATGCGCCTGACCTGCGGGTAGATGCGGTGCTAGCAGATAATTCTGCAGTCGAAGATGTTGACGCTTTTGAGAAGGCAGCCGAGGGCATTTGCGCTCGAGTGTTCTTCGATAGAGTGGGGGTTGGATTGGGCAGTGCTATTCATGATCCGTTAAGGTTGACGGCTGCATATCACAACGTGTTTACCGCGTTCGTCTAG